In Haloarcula limicola, the genomic stretch CGGGCAGAACGTCGACGTTACCGTCCACCGCGAGACGGCGGAGGCGTTCGATATCGACGCGGAGACGGGCGAGGACCCGTTCGACCTCGTGCTGTTCGGCAACGTCCTCAACGAACTGGCCGACCCCGACGCCGTGGTCGAACGGTACTTCGACGCGCTCGCCGAGGACGGGACGATAGCGGCGCTGGAACCGGCCGACCGGAACACCGCGACGGGACTGCGCGAGATCGAGCGGGCCGTCGCCGACGACGGTCCGGCGACGGTGTACGCGCCGACGGTCCGTCTCTGGCCCCACCAATCGCCCGAGGGCGAGTGCTGGTCGTTCGACCGCGAGCCCGACATCGAGGTGCCGCCGATGCAGAAGCGGCTCGACGACGCCGCGGGCGGCACCGGCGAGTTCGTCAACGTCGACGTACAGTTCGCCTACAGCGTTCTCCGGAAGGACGACCGGCGGGCCATCGAACTGACGCCCGACCGAGGCACGCACGCGCCGATGTCTGACGCCGAGAGCTACGTCACCGGCCGGGTGAACCTACTGGGCATCAAGCTCAGCCGCGACCTCTCGGAGGGGGATTCGAACCCGCTGTACCTGCTGGGCGACGGCAGTCAGGAGGTCGACCACTTCGCCGTCGTCACCGAGCCGTCGCTGCTGAACGACGACCTGCGCGAGGCCGACTACGGCGACCTGCTCTCCTTCCAGAACGCGCTCGTCCTCTGGAACGACGACGAGGAGGCGTACAACGTCGTCGTGGACGGAGAGACGACGGTGGATCGAGCGAGATAGCGAGGGGCGCGAGCGAAGTGAGCGGCCCTCGGAAACGCGAACGGCGAGCGGAGTGAGCCGTGAGCAGTAGCGAGGGAAGCGCGGTTCGGAGTGAGCGAAGCGAGCGAGAATCACGAGCGCGATTAGGCACGGGGTTTTTCTCGCAGACCGCCCCAGACGCCGTATGGACGAGCCGACCATCCTGCTGACGAACGACGACGGCATCGAGAGCGCCGGACTGCGGGCCGTCTACGACGGGCTCGACGCGGTCGGCGACGTGACGGTGGTCGCGCCGGCGGACGACCAGAGCGCCGTCGGCCGCGCCATCTCCCACGAGGTCTCGGTCCGAGAGCACGAACTGGGATACGTCGTCGAGGGGACGCCGACGGACTGCGTCGTCGCCGGGCTGGAGGCGCTGGTGCCCGAGACGGATCTCGTGGTCGCCGGCTGCAACCGCGGCGCGAACCTCGGGGCGTACGTCCTCGGGCGCTCGGGGACCGTCAGCGCCGCCGTCGAGGCGACGTTCTTCGAGGTGCCGGCCATCGCCGTCTCGATGTACATTCCGGTGCGCGACGACACCGCCTTCGCCGACATCGAGGCCGACGGCGACAGCTACGCCGAGGCCGTCCGCGCGACGGCGTATCTCGCCGACCACGCCTTCGAGGCGGGCGTCTTCGAGCAGTGTGACTACCTCAACGTCAACGCGCCCGTCGCCGAGTGGGGGCCGGCCGAGATCGAGGTGACGCAACCCTCGCGGGTGTACGAGATGGGGGCCGTCCGCGACGGTGACGCCGTCACGCTCCACGACCGCATCTGGGAGCGCATGGCCGAGGGCGACATCCCCGATCCGGAGGGAAGCGACCGCCGGGCCGTCGTCGACGGGAAGGTCAGCGTCTCGCCGCTGACCGCGCCCCACACCACCGAACACCACGAAGCCCTCGACGCCCTCGCCGAGACGTACGACCCCGCCGCCGGCCCGTAGATTGATACCCGACGACGGCCCAACACGACCCAATGGCGACGACGGCAACGGCACGGGAGAGCTCCTACCGCCTACTCGTGGGCGCGCTCGCCGCCGTCCTCCTGCTCTCGGTGCTGTTCCTCTCCGTCGACACCGATCGGATGCTCTCGGCGCTCGCCGCGGCCGACCGCGCCTCCGCCGCCCTCGCGGCCGTCACGGCGGTCGGCGCACAGCTGTGCTGGGGGATGGCGACGGCGACGATCCTGCGCGGCACCGACGACTCGCTCTCCAGACGGCTCGTACAGCTCTGTTACCTGTCGGGGACGTTCGGCAAACTGGTGCTTCCGCTGGGGAACGCCGGCGGGTCGGCCATCATCGCTTACGTCCTCTCGGAGAACAGCGACGGACGCTTCCGCGACCTGTTCGGCGCGGTCGCGGCCAGCGAACTCTTGATCTTCGCCGGCTCGCTGGGCGGGACGGCGATCGGACTGTCGGCGCTGCTCCTCGACCCGCCGGTCGCGTTCGGCGGCCCCTTCCTCTTCGGTCTGTTGACGGTCGTCGTCCTCGCGTCGCTGGTCGGCGGAACCGTCGTCGTCTACCACCGACAGCGGGTCGCGGGGCTCGTCGAGCGCGTCGCCGCCGTCGTCAGGGGGACCGCCGGCCGTGTCTCCACGCGCGTCGCCGGGGCGCTCGAACCCGAGCGAGTCGCCGACGGCGTCGCCACCTTCCTCGATCGGTTCGGGACCGCCACGAGCGACTCCCGTCGCCTCGCCGCGGCGAGCGCGTTCGCGCTCTTCGGTTGGCTCGCGTTCTCGTCGTCGCTCCTGTTCGGGCTCGCGGCCGTCGAAGTCTCCGTCTCGATCGGACTCGCGCTCTTCCTCGTCCCCGCGGCCGGCGTCCTCGCGTTCCTACCGACGCCGGGCGGGCTGGGGACCACGGAAGTCGGGCTCACCGGGGCGCTCGTCGTCGTCGGCGTCCCGCCGGAACTGGCCGCGGCCGGCGTCGTCGTCTTCCGACTCGCGACCTACTGGCTCGTCGTCGCCGTCGGCGGGGCGGCCTCGCTGTATCTCTCGGCCACGGTCTGGCGGGCGCTGGAGTGACCGCGACCCGTCGCCGACGCTCCCGATGGTCACCGTTATCCACCTCCCGCGGCATCGTCGGATATGAGCGACCGTCGGTCGGCCACGCTGTTCGTCCTGCTGGCAGCCCTCTGGGGAACGTCGTTCATGGCGATCAAAGCGGGTCTCGACGCGTTCCCGCCGGTGCTGTTCGCGGCGATCCGGTACGATGTCGCCGGCGCGCTGATGCTCGCCTACGCCGCGGCGACGAGCGACTACTGGCTCCCCCGAACCCGCGCGGACTGGCTCACGCTGCTCGTCGAGGGGACGCTCATCATCGCGCTGTACAACGCCTTCCTGTTCGTCGGCGAGACCGGCGTCACGAGCGGCGTCGCCGCTATCCTGGTCGGGATGAGCCCAATCCTCTCGACGGTGTTCTCCCGACTGTTCCTCCCCGACGAGCGGCTGTCGCTGCTCGGGACGGTCGGCCTCGCGCTCGGCTTCGTCGGCGTCGTCCTCGTCGCTCGCCCAGATCGGTCAGATCTGCTCGGGTCCGAGGCCATCGCGCCGACGTTCGTCCTGCTCGCGGCGGCGTCCGTCGCGCTCGGCAGCGTCCTCGTCCAGCGCCTCGACGGCGGGATCTCCTCGGAGGGGATGGTCGCGTGGTCGAACGCCTTCGGTGCGGTCTTGCTCCACGCCATCAGTCTCTCCCTCCCCGGCGAGTCGCTCGCGCAGGCCGAGTTCTCCGCCGTCGGCGTCGCCGCGCTCCTGTATCTCGCGGTGTTCGCGAGCGCCGTCGGCTACGTCATCTACTTCGACCTGCTGGCCAGCCTCGGCGCTATCGAGATCAACCTCGTCTCCTACGCCGCCCCGATATTCGCGGCGATCGCGGGCTGGCTGGCGCTGGAGGAGACGCTCGCGCCGTTCGACGTCGCCGGCTTCCTCGTCATCTTCCTCGGGTTCGTCCTGCTCAAACGGCGGGCGCTCGCGGCGGAGCTCTCGCCGGTGTTCGCCCGCCTCGACGGCCTGCTCCCCGGCCGCTGACGGCGAGTCGGGGAACTCCACCGACCGGCCACGTCGGCGAACGTATTTGCCGGTTCACCCCGAAACGCTCCGCATGGAACCGACCGTGCGTTACTTGGTTCGTCTCGTCGTCCTCTTTCTGCTCGCCGGCGCGCTGCTCGGGGCTGGGATCTGGGCGTACTGGGGACTCGGACTGGTCGTCGGTCTCGCGGCCATCGCGGCGAGCGTCGCGCTGGTCTCCTACGCCGGCTACGACACCTATCGGCTCGCGGCCGCGGCCTGATCAGAACAGGCCGGTGACGAATCCCAGTCCCATTCCGACGAGGACGACGGCCGAGAAGACCGGCAGATAGCCCGTGTAGGATTCGACCGTCTCCTCGAAGTGCTCGTAGCCCGCGAGCAACAGCAGCGTCAGACCGACGATGCCGACGATGACGGTGAGCGCGTACGCGCTCATCAGTTCGAGGCAGTGCGTCGACCCGGCACACAGCGCGATGATCTCGAACTCCTCCTCGTGGGCGAACCCGAGGAGGAAGGCGAACCACGCGATGCCGAGCATCCCCCGGTCGGTGGCGTCGTCGAGTTCGCCGTGTGAGTGGGAGTGGCCGCCCGCGAACGGGAGGTATCCCTTCAGACGGGCAAAGAAGCCGTCCGGGGAGTGGTCGTGGTGGTCGTGTCCGTCGCTGTGGGTGTGCTGAGCGTGAGCGTCGCTGTGGCCGCGATGGTCGTGTCCGTGGTCGTCACTCTGTTCGTGGTCGTGATGATCGTGACCGTCGCCGTGGTCGTCCGACTCGTGCCCGTGAGAGTGGCCGTGCGTGTATTCCCTGATACCGAGCGCGATCAGGAGAACGCCGGCGACGATGCTCACCGGGCCGCCGATCTCCACGCCGGGGGCCAGCGTCAGCGGTTCGTTGACCTGCGTCAACTCGAAGTAGGACTTGGCGTAGAAGAACACGGCGACCATGGCGATGCTGCTGACGAGGTGGCCGACGCCGATGAGGAGGCTCGCGGCGAACCCGTACAGCCACTTGTTCGACTGGTCGAGAGCGTAGGAGGCCGCGACGGGCCAGCCGTGACCCGGTTCGACGCCGTGGACTGCGCCCAGTGCCACCGCGCCGAGAAGCAACCCGAGGGCGTCGCCGTGCAACATCAGTGTCCCTGCATTCTCGGGCGTATTCTTAGGGGTTGTTAATACTCGGTGGGGGGTTCCCTCATATTCGTCCAGGCGGCCCGATCACATTCGGTAAGAAATTTCTTGCTCGGCCGTGCACTGCCCGCTATGCACGAGACGGTCATCGACCTGCTCGCACAGAACGAGAACCACGCCGAGGAGTTCGACTCCCGATTCGACGACGTCCAGGACGGGCAGGCCCCCGACGCCGTCACGGTCTGTTGTTCGGATTCTCGCGTTCTGCAGGACCACATCTGGGGCAACGAGGATCCCGGGCACATCTTCACCTGCGGGAACATCGGCAACCGCGTCGTCCAGCGGACCGAGGCGGGGGAAGTGGTCTCGGGCGACGTGCTCTACCCGCTGGTCCATACCGGCACCGAGACGGCCATCGTCGTCGGGCACACCAGCTGCGGCGCGGTGACGGCCACCTACGACGCCCTGACCGACGGCGTCTCGGACGCTCCGGGCATCGAACACTGCATCGATATCCTCGCGCCCCATCTGGAACCGGGCGTCGAATCGCTCCCCGACGACCTCGACCGGGCGGACGCGATCAACCACCTCGTCGAGTACAACGTCGACCGGCAGGTCGAACTCCTCCGCGAGAGCGACGACGTGCCCGACTCTGTGGACGTCGTCGGCGTCGTCTACGACTTCCAGGACGTCTACGGCGGCCGCCGCGGCGAGGTCCACGTCGTCAACGTCGCCGGCGAGACCGACGTCGAGACGCTCCGGGAGGACCACGACGAGATCGCCGAGCGAATCGACCGACTCTGGGAGTACTGACGGGGTCGATCCTGTCGGTCGGACGCGCAGCGGCGCTACGGTCGACAAACCCGGTAAAATGCATTTGCAAGTACGCTCGTTAGGGGTTTCAGCCCCATACACCGGCCCGATGCCCGATAACCCGCAGAAACAGCCGAGCGACGAGGTGGACCGCAATCAGATCCAGCAGTCGAAGACCGAGGGCGCGGCCTACCAGACCTCGGTGGCGTACATGGCGAACACCGTCGCCAACGACGGCGGCAAGAAAGAGGCCGGCGAGTACGTAATCGGCTACGCTCAGGAAGAGGCCGAAGGGATGTACGAACTCGTCGAGGAGGGCGAGTTCGAGTTCGTCGAACCCGACGACGAGAACTGTCACCTCGAAGTCGTCGTCGCCGACGCCGGCGACGAGCGGTTCGTCCCGTACTGCGACGTGAGCGCGACGCTCGAACGCCACGGCGAGGAGTACGGTCCCTTCGACCTCTCCTTCCTCTGGCACCCCGGCGTCTACCACTACGGGTCGAACGTCGAGGTCCCCGGAAGCGGGACGTACGACCTCCACGTCACCGTCGAACCGCCGGAGTTCCACCGCCACGACGAGCAGAACGGCGACCGCTACGGCGAGACGGCAGAGGTCACCTTCGAGGAGATCGGCGTCGAGGCCGGCCAGGACTGACGGCAGTCACAGTCACCGTCGTCCTCTGGCGGTTACCGAAGCCGGGCACCGCCTCACCGACGATATTTTGCCGGCGTCCTTCGAACTCTCCGAGAAGAGGGGAGGACGACCTCTCGGACGCGGAGCCGTCGACCGCCCCTTCTGTCAGCGGTAGCGAAACGCTCAAGCAGCGCGGTAACGGACCGAACGAGAACCCGAGCAGAGCCGTTGATTTCCGAGGTGGTCGTGCCGCCGGGAACAGACGGACGCATTCGACAGAGCTACCCGTGTCTGTTCGAAGATATGCCGTATCGGAGCCTCACCGGGTACCAACACGACTGAACCCGAATATCTATGTCATCAGTGATCGGAATCGTCGCCGTCGCCCTCGTTGCATCGCTCTTCATGTCGTTTACCGTCGGGGCGAACAGTAACTCCGCGCCGATCGCGCCGGCTGTCGGGGCGAACGCGCTATCTACCTTACGGGGGGCGCTCCTGGTCGGAATCGTCGCCGGCCTCGGCGCTGTCGCACAGGGCGGCAGTATCTCGGAAACTATCGGCCACGGGCTGGTGACCGGCGTGACGATCACCCCGTTGGCCGCGACCGCGACGCTCCTCACGGCAGCCACGCTCATCACCATCGGAAACTCTCGCGGCTATCCCATCCCCTCCGCGTTCACGGTGACCGGTGCGGCGATCGGTGCAGGTGTCGCTCTGGGCGGCGGCTTCGCGGTCGTAACGTACGCCAAGATTCTGGGGTTTTGGTTCGCGATACCAGTCGTCGAGGGCGTCCTCGCGTACGGACTCGCCTGGCTGTTGCTGAACGAGAGGGTCTCGGAGACGCTGAGTATCCCGCTGCTCGCCGGCGGCGTCGGCTACGCGCTCGCCAACATCCAGCTATCGTTTCTCCCGGCACCGCAGAGCACGCAAGGGTCGATCGCCGGCGTCGTCACCCGCCAATTCGATGTCGCGTCGACTGGGGTCGGCGAAGCCGGAGTCGTACTCGTCGGAGGTGTGATCGGTCTTCTAACGATCGCGGTGGTCTACTGGCAACTTCGGCGCGATGTCACGACCGGGATCAATCGGATGCTGGTCGCGCTTGCCCTCGTCGTCGTGTTCACCAGCGGCGGGTCCCAGGTCGGGCTCGCCACCGGGCCGCTGGAATCCGTGTTCGAATCGTCGCTCGGTCTGCCCTCACTATACCTGCTCGGGCTCGGGGGCTTCGGAATCCTCCTCGGTGGCTGGTTCCGGTCGCCGCGCCTCATTCAGGCCGTGGCCCGCGAGTACGCCTCGCTCGGTCCGAAGCGCTCGATAGCCGCATTCATCCCCGCGTTTCTCGTCGCTCAGGCTGCGATCACGCTCGGCTATCCCATCTCGTTCAACAAGGTGATGATCTCCAGTATCGTCGGGGCCGGACTGGTCGGCGGGTCGTCGAACTCGGGCGGCGTGTCCACCGCGAAGACCGGATACACGGTCGGGGCGTGGATCGTCTCGATGGTCGGCGGCGGCGCGATCAGCTTCGCGCTCTATCACGCGCTCGCGGCCGTCCCGGGACTGGGATAGTCAGACGCTCTGAAGCGTGACGAGGTCTTCGACCGCCGCGCTTCGCTTCATCTCGTCCCACGTCTCGAAGTCGGTCGTCCGAGCCACGAACGCGTTACGTTCGTCCGCCGAGAGCCGTTGGACGCCCTCGATGGTGTCCTGGTTACACGGGCAGGCCACACAGAACCCGTCGACCGAACTGAACTGCGTGCGGCGACGCATGAACGTCTCCGAGGCGACTCGCTCGCGAGAGCCGGAAATCCACGTCTCCAGTGTGAACGCCCGTTCGATTGCCCTCCTGAGGGCGGTGTGCAGTGAGTCGTGGGTCTTGACCCCCGAGTCAAGAACCATATCTCGTGCATGTGTCCCAAGCCACGTAAGCGTCAGGGGTGGACGGCTTCGAGACTCCGGCCGTAGAGACTAGTCGGCTGGCTCGCGTCGTTTCGGCCCACACACGCACTAAGACTGCCTGCCCCATATTTAACTGTCTGAAAATGGACATATCTCGCGTACTTTCCGAAATGAAGAGAAACCAAGTGGTGATAGTGGCAGCGCTGGCCGTCGTCATCGGTCTCGGTGTCGGTGGCGTCGCCGGGACCCCAGCGAGCGACTCGTCCGGCGGAGTGGCGGTCGTCGATCAGTCGACGGAGAATATCTGCGACGTCGAGGACTTCAGGGAGAGTAGTACCATCGACGACGGCCACATAACCGGGGACTGTGAGGTAACCGCCGGAGTGGTGAAGGTGACGAACGAATCCACCGTCGGTACCCTGCGCGTCGGAACAGGGACGGCTGTCGTGGTCACGGACGGATCCGCGGTCGAAGATCTCGTCCGCGGGACCGATACAGACGTGACGGTCCGGGACCGATCCAGCGTCACGTTATCCGGAGAGCGCACCGCTACCGAGAGGACCGACACGCGAGCGGAAGACGTCGTCGTGGATTCGTCCGTCCGAGTTGCCGACGGGTCCACGCTCCAGGTCTGCGACCGGGAGGACTTCGCCGAGGACATCACCCGGTCGGTTCGCGGCGGCGGGTCCACGCAGCGCTGTACGGTCAGCGTCGTCGAAAGCTCGAACGTGACGGTCGTTGACGGCTCCGCTATCGAGATCTGTGATCAAGAGGACTTCGCTGAAGACATCGAGGCCCCGGTCAGGAACAGCGGTATCACCCAGAACTGTACGTTCAGCGCCTCCGAGGAATCGAACGTGACGGTCACTGACGGCTCCAGGATCCGAGGTACGAATAGTACCAGGGGATTATATACGAACGCGGATGCGGACGCCGGATCCCGCGACCGTCCGAGCCGAACCGTTCAGAGAGATGCCGACATGAATTAGGCGGAACCGCGCTCGGAGGTTTTCGGACGCAATCCGATATCGCGAAACCGTATCGATAACGCTCGGACTACCGACTCTAGCGCTGCTCGACCTTATTCAGCTCGACAAAATCCACTATGGATCGGCTCGAAACCATCTGTGGAATGGTACAGAAAACTATCTAGTGGTAAGATTCTTATTCTATTCCACCATAGTCCACTCTATGTCAGCGGAGACGGACCGTCAGGGTCGGCTGTACATTCCCAAGGAGGTACGGGAGAAGTACGGCGAGAGGTATCACATCGTGACCTACGAGGACAGGATCGAACTCATCCCAGTCTCGGACGACCCGCTCGCCGCCGTCCGTGAGGCGGCAGGTGGTCTCCGTGATGCGTCCGTCGAGGAGATCCGTGAGGACATCGAAGCGGAAGCCAAAGCTAAGGCCCGAGAGAAGGACACCGATAGATGACGGTGTACGTCGAGACGGACTTCCTGCTCGCACTCGCCAAGGATTCCGACTGGTTGCAGAGTTCGGCGGAGGAGGCACTCGACGAGTACGAGGTCGAAACGTCGGCGTTCTCGTATCTCGAACTCGTCCTCGCCCGAGAACGCTACGAGTTCGACTACGTGCCGTTAGTGGCGAACCTGCTCGAACTCGTCCCCGTGCGAGACGAGGAGGAGAAGCAGGTGGTTCTGAAGGCCGTCAACTACTACGACGAGGGGATGACGCCGTTCGACGCGTTCCATGCGGCGACTGCGGAGACGCGGGGAATGGACGTACTCTCGTCGGAGAGAGACTACGAGGATATCGAAGTATCGAGAGTGTCGCTGGAACCGAGCGACGAGGAGTAATCTCGACGCCTCAACGGTTCTCGCGCTGCTCCACCTTGTTCAGTTCAATAACTCACGTAACACGGTCGCGTGTACTTTTCCGGTATCCAAGTATCCCTTCTGTGGTAGTTGGTGATCGTTCATCTCTCTCGCGTCCGAACAGTTGTGTTCACTCGTCGTTCGCAGTGCTCGTAAGGATTAGTTCGGTCGCCTCGTCGGGAGCGTCCCAATGAGGGTAATGCCCACTGTCCTCGAACCAGTACAACTGAGCGTTGGGGAACCTGTCCAGCGCGCGTTTTGCCTGCCTGGGCAGGGTAACTCGATCCTTGCGACCCCATCCGATTACGACCGATCCCGGTGTGGAGTCCGTCCCCGGTTGGCTCGGGCCGAACGCCAACCGACGAAGTAGTTCGTCAAACGACGGGGAGTCGGCGAAGGTCCGCATCTCCTCTCGTGTGACCTCGGCGGAGAGGTCCCAGGGCCGTGCCGAGAGTTGAATCAGGAGCATGGTCCGACCGACGGCGCTCCCCATCAGCCGGTCCATCACGGGTTGGAGGAGGCGAACGAGACGTATCGAGGGGGCGAGCGTCGCGTAGAAGAAGTACCGCTCCCACCCCTTCCAGAACCCACCGGGATCGAGTGCAACGGTTGTGCCGACCTCCCCGCGGCGCGCGAGTTCGAGGACGAGTCGCGCTCCCATCGAGTTGCCGACCACGTCGACGCCGGCGAGGTCGTTCGCATCGAGAAACGACGTGACGGCATCGGCAAGGGTGTCGATGGATACTTCACCGGAGAGCGCCGGCGTCTCCCCGTGACCCGGGAGGTCCACTGCGACGACTTCCCGTTCGGCGGCCAACCCGTCGAGGATGGGGGTCCACGTCCGCCAACTCCCGCCCAGTCCGTGGATCAAGAGTAACGGTTCACCGGACCCGCGACGGACGTGATTCATCTCCATACACTACTGGGGGGGCTCCAGGGTTGTATCAGTTCGTGTACGAAATCGAAACTCGTCGTCGCGGGCCGCTCGCGGTTGTCCACGAACAGCGATCCTGCGTCAGGGGATGTTGGCCACTGAACGACATCTGATTGAACGGAATACGGTCGCAATCCGACCGTCGTGTCGAGGCCCATCGGCAGAGACTCGATACCGCTGGCGTTCCTGACTCGTGAGTCGCCAGTCGAGCCCCGCCAGTCGATGAGTCAGGCAGTCGACCGACCGACGGTTGCGTCGGGGCCCAGCAGGAGGGTCCCGTCCAGTGACTCGAGGCCGATGTTGTACTCGTTAGCTCCGTAGATACAGGTGCGTAAACGGGACGTCCGGGTCCCTACTACCTGCTTTCCCGCTGCTTTACCTTGTTCAGCTCGATGAGCAGGCGGAACATCGCCTTCACGAGGTTGGCGTCGACGTCGAACCGCTCGGCGTTCTCGCCGGCGCGGTCCATGACGGCCTGTTCCTGTTCCTCGTCGGTCGTCGGCAGGTCCCTCTCGGCTTTGACCTGCGCGATGGTATCGGCCACGTAGGTCCGCTGAGCGATCTTCTCGACGATCTCGCGGTCGATGGTGCGGATTTCCTCGCGCAGTTCATCCAGGGACATCTCCTCGGGGTTCGGTGGCTCGTTTTCGCTCATACTGTTTGGGTTCCCTCGGTCTGCGTGGTGGTCAGCAGGGTCGTACCGGGTCGCTCGTCCCAGCGTTCCTTGACGGTTTCGAGTGCCGAGCGGTCGCCGACGGCGGTGAAAGAGGGACCGGTTCCCGACAGCGAGACGCCGCCGACGTCGGCCATCGACTCGACGACGGGCTCGGCGTCGAACCCGAGCGCCGCACAGAAGGCCAGTCCGTTGACCGTCATCGCTCGCTGGTAGTCGCCATCGAGCGCGAGGTCCTCGACGAGGCGGGCCATCGGCGCGATTTTGCGGCAGCGCTCTACGTCGGCGTCGGCCGAGAACGCCCGTTCGGGCGGCGACCAGACCAGCACGTCCCAGTCGACTTCCTCGCGGGAGAGCACCTCGTCGCTGTCGTTGTCGGTGACGGTGACGCCGCCGAGCATGGACGCCGAGGCGTCGTCGAACGCGCCCGTGGCGGTGACGCCGACGTCGCGGGCCGCCATCACGCCCAGTCGGGCCATGTCCGCTCTGGTCATCCGGTCGGTGGCGTCGAGCGCGTCGAGCGTCGCCATCACGGCGGCGTTGGCCGCCGCGCTGGAACTCTTCAGCCCGGCGGCCATCGGCACGTCGCTCTCGGTGCGGACGTGACCGCCGACGACGGGCGGCGTGCCGACCGCGTCGCCGTGGGCGTCGACGACGTACTCGACGCAGCGTTCGATCAGCCGGGTGTCGCCGTCCGGCGCGCCGGCTATCTCGCCGGTGAATCCCTCGCTCTCGGTCGAGAGCGACACCGTCGCCGTCGTGTACTCGTCGATCGCGAACGCCGACCCGCGGCCGGTGGCGAGCGCGTTCAGGACCGTTCCAGCGGCCGGTGCTGCTGCCGTGCCTTCCATCGCTCGTCTCTCCCGGCGCGGACTATTTACCAACTGCGGAAGCGGTCGTACAACGCGTCGTTTTTCCCCCAGCGGCTGGAAATTCGGCTATGAGCCACCGGTCCGACATCGCCCCCGATACCCTCTCCATCGAACTCACCGAGGACGGCATCGCCGTCGAGTACCTCGACGGCAGGAAGGCCTTCTATCGCGGCGTTCCCGCGAAGGCCGAGGGGAGCGTCCGAACCGCGCCGGGCAAAGACACCCACGTCCTCATCACCGACGAGACGGAGACCTCCGGCATCCTCGTCTACGTCAACGACCTGCGGACCCACGACGACATCATCGAATCCAGCGGCGTCGGCCGCGTCCTCCTTGACGACGGGGACGAAGACGAGCTGTTCCCCGGCGTAACGGTGCGCGATAGGGAGATGCGCGTCGAAGTGGACGTGGACTTCGACGTGGCCGACGGTCGGGTGTTCGTCTTTGAGGAGGACGAGATGGGCGAGCGGAGTTACGAGGTCGTCGCCGAGACGTAGCGCGCGAGCCCGCGGTTCGGAACGGCTAGGCCGCTCTCTCCGGGCTTCCACAGGGCGGCCGCAGAACGCGCGAGAGCTACTGGATGTACGAGGGGTCCTCGTCGTCGCAGTTCGATTCGTGCTGGCGTGCGTCGTTCTCGTCGTCGAACATCAGCCCGCACGTCTCGCACTTGTACCAGGTCATCTCGTCGCGTTCGGTAGAGACCACCATGTGAGCCTCTCCGACGGCCGGGCGTAAATTGTTTTCCCGCGAGACGGCACCGGGGCTCGCACCGGCGTGCGCACACCCGGCAGTCTCAAGGGGGCCGGACGGCTAGCCGACGGCATGAGCGGCTCTAGCGAGACGGGGATCGAACTCGCGGTCGAGGGGGCGCACAAGCGCGACGCCGGGCGCGGCATCGCGCGCCTCCC encodes the following:
- a CDS encoding chorismate mutase; amino-acid sequence: MSENEPPNPEEMSLDELREEIRTIDREIVEKIAQRTYVADTIAQVKAERDLPTTDEEQEQAVMDRAGENAERFDVDANLVKAMFRLLIELNKVKQRESR
- a CDS encoding DUF7128 family protein, producing MVVSTERDEMTWYKCETCGLMFDDENDARQHESNCDDEDPSYIQ
- a CDS encoding PIN domain-containing protein; protein product: MTVYVETDFLLALAKDSDWLQSSAEEALDEYEVETSAFSYLELVLARERYEFDYVPLVANLLELVPVRDEEEKQVVLKAVNYYDEGMTPFDAFHAATAETRGMDVLSSERDYEDIEVSRVSLEPSDEE
- a CDS encoding alpha/beta fold hydrolase → MEMNHVRRGSGEPLLLIHGLGGSWRTWTPILDGLAAEREVVAVDLPGHGETPALSGEVSIDTLADAVTSFLDANDLAGVDVVGNSMGARLVLELARRGEVGTTVALDPGGFWKGWERYFFYATLAPSIRLVRLLQPVMDRLMGSAVGRTMLLIQLSARPWDLSAEVTREEMRTFADSPSFDELLRRLAFGPSQPGTDSTPGSVVIGWGRKDRVTLPRQAKRALDRFPNAQLYWFEDSGHYPHWDAPDEATELILTSTANDE
- a CDS encoding shikimate kinase, whose amino-acid sequence is MEGTAAAPAAGTVLNALATGRGSAFAIDEYTTATVSLSTESEGFTGEIAGAPDGDTRLIERCVEYVVDAHGDAVGTPPVVGGHVRTESDVPMAAGLKSSSAAANAAVMATLDALDATDRMTRADMARLGVMAARDVGVTATGAFDDASASMLGGVTVTDNDSDEVLSREEVDWDVLVWSPPERAFSADADVERCRKIAPMARLVEDLALDGDYQRAMTVNGLAFCAALGFDAEPVVESMADVGGVSLSGTGPSFTAVGDRSALETVKERWDERPGTTLLTTTQTEGTQTV
- a CDS encoding DUF5796 family protein; translated protein: MSHRSDIAPDTLSIELTEDGIAVEYLDGRKAFYRGVPAKAEGSVRTAPGKDTHVLITDETETSGILVYVNDLRTHDDIIESSGVGRVLLDDGDEDELFPGVTVRDREMRVEVDVDFDVADGRVFVFEEDEMGERSYEVVAET
- a CDS encoding AbrB/MazE/SpoVT family DNA-binding domain-containing protein, translated to MSAETDRQGRLYIPKEVREKYGERYHIVTYEDRIELIPVSDDPLAAVREAAGGLRDASVEEIREDIEAEAKAKAREKDTDR